The Desulfosporosinus acidiphilus SJ4 genome has a window encoding:
- the ccsB gene encoding c-type cytochrome biogenesis protein CcsB translates to MGLQGLETSMFYLMLAAYIISMVLYWVYLGSKDEMFGYFATIITFIGLIGNTAAIVVRMIIAQRPPLSNGYEFILTFCWGIVAVYLFTELRFKIKYLGSFVMPVPFLLIMFIIMSMGPEERLVQAIPPALKSQWLTFHVVTAMFAYGAFAISFGLGLMYLLKCQTLAKSSHNSSRIPSLQVLDELSYKIVGFAFPLLTLCIITGAIWANYAWGTYWSWDPKETWSLITWIIYAGYLHARLMYGWKGKRAAWMAVFGFLAVLFTFFGVNYFLPGLHSYAS, encoded by the coding sequence ATGGGCTTGCAAGGATTGGAAACATCCATGTTTTACCTTATGTTAGCAGCTTATATTATTAGCATGGTGTTGTATTGGGTTTATTTAGGCAGCAAAGACGAAATGTTCGGGTATTTTGCTACTATTATTACGTTTATAGGGCTAATCGGTAACACTGCGGCGATTGTTGTAAGAATGATTATCGCACAACGCCCACCCCTTTCAAATGGGTATGAATTTATCTTAACGTTTTGTTGGGGGATAGTCGCTGTCTATTTGTTCACGGAATTACGATTTAAGATTAAGTATTTAGGATCATTTGTGATGCCAGTACCTTTCTTGTTGATAATGTTTATCATAATGTCAATGGGACCAGAGGAACGTCTTGTCCAAGCGATTCCTCCTGCTCTCAAGAGCCAGTGGTTAACGTTCCATGTAGTTACTGCTATGTTTGCCTATGGGGCTTTTGCAATCTCTTTTGGATTAGGGTTAATGTACTTGCTAAAATGTCAAACGCTCGCAAAGTCCTCCCATAACTCATCAAGAATTCCTTCCTTGCAAGTTCTTGATGAATTATCCTATAAAATAGTCGGGTTTGCTTTCCCACTTCTGACGCTTTGTATCATCACGGGAGCAATTTGGGCAAATTACGCTTGGGGTACCTATTGGTCTTGGGACCCTAAAGAGACTTGGTCACTAATTACTTGGATTATTTACGCGGGATATTTGCACGCGCGCTTAATGTATGGCTGGAAAGGAAAAAGAGCTGCTTGGATGGCTGTCTTCGGATTTTTGGCCGTGTTATTTACTTTCTTTGGAGTAAATTATTTCTTGCCTGGTCTTCATTCTTATGCTTCCTAA